A genome region from Meriones unguiculatus strain TT.TT164.6M chromosome 19, Bangor_MerUng_6.1, whole genome shotgun sequence includes the following:
- the Slc34a1 gene encoding sodium-dependent phosphate transport protein 2A, producing MMSYGERLGGPAVSPLPVRGRHVVHGAAFAYVPSPQVLHRIPGTPTYAFSGLSPVTLTEHSCPYGEVLECHEPLPAKLAQEEEQKPEPRLLQKLAQVGTKLLKVPLMLAFLYFFVCSLDVLSSAFQLAGGKVAGDIFKDNAILSNPVAGLVVGILVTVLVQSSSTSTSIIVSMVSSGLLEVSSAIPIIMGSNIGTSVTNTIVALMQAGDRTDFRRAFAGATVHDCFNWLSVLALLPLEAATGYLHHVTGLVVASFNIRGGRDAPDLLKVITEPFTRLIIQLDKSVITSIAVGDESLRNHSLIRIWCHTDPTEASTSMSRAEANASLANTTREKCNHIFVDTGLPDLAVGLILLAGSLVVLCSCLILLVKMLNSLLKGQVANVIQKVINTDFPAPFTWVTGYFAMVVGASMTFVVQSSSVFTSAITPLIGLGVISIERAYPLTLGSNIGTTTTAILAALASPREKLSSSFQIALCHFFFNISGILLWYPLPCTRLPIRMAKALGKRTAKYRWFAVLYLLVCFLLLPSLVFGISMAGWQAMVGVGAPFGALLAFVVLVNVLQNRSPGHLPRWLRTWDFLPRWMRSLQPLDRLITRATLCYARPEPRSPQLPARVFLEELPPATPSPRLALPAHHLATRL from the exons ATGATGTCCTATGGAGAGAGACTGGGGGGACCAGCTGTCTCCCCACTTCCAGTCCGTGGGAGGCATGTGGTGCACGGGGCAGCCTTTGCTTATGTGCCCAGTCCACAGG TCCTGCATAGGATTCCAGGGACGCCCACCTACGCCTTCTCCGGCCTGAGCCCGGTGACCCTCACAGAGCACAGCTGTCCCTATGGGGAGGTCCTGGAGTGCCATGAGCCACTACCTGCCAAGCTGGCCCAGGAAGAGGAGCAAAAGCCAG AGCCCAGGCTGCTCCAAAAGCTTGCCCAGGTTGGCACGAAGCTCCTAAAGGTGCCCCTCATGCTGGCTTTCCTTTACTTCTTTGTCTGCTCTCTGGACGTGCTCAGCTCTGCCTTCCAGCTGGCTGGAG GGAAGGTGGCTGGTGACATCTTCAAGGACAATGCCATCCTGTCCAACCCAGTGGCGGGGCTGGTGGTGGGGATTCTGGTGACCGTGCTGGTACAGAGCTCCAGTACCTCCACCTCCATCATTGTCAGCATGGTGTCCTCTGGCT TGCTGGAGGTGAGCTCTGCCATCCCAATTATCATGGGCTCCAACATCGGCACCTCCGTCACCAACACCATCGTGGCACTGATGCAGGCGGGGGACAGGACCGACTTCAGGCG GGCCTTTGCAGGGGCCACGGTGCACGACTGCTTTAACTGGCTGTCTGTCCTGGCCCTGCTGCCGCTGGAGGCCGCCACGGGCTACCTGCACCATGTCACTGGGCTTGTGGTTGCCTCCTTCAACATCCGCGGTGGCCGGGATGCTCCTGACCTTCTCAAGGTCATCACAGAACCCTTCACAAGGCTCATCATTCAG CTGGACAAGTCTGTGATCACCAGCATTGCTGTGGGGGACGAGTCCCTGAGGAATCACAGTCTCATCCGGATTTGGTGCCACACAGACCCAACAGAG GCTTCCACTTCTATGTCCAGGGCAGAGGCCAACGCCAGCCTTGCAAATACCACCAGGGAGAAAT GCAACCACATCTTTGTAGACACGGGGCTGCCGGACTTGGCTGTGGGGCTCATCCTGCTGGCTGGCTCCCTGGTGGTTCTGTGCAGTTGTCTTATCCTCCTTGTCAAGATGCTCAACTCTCTGCTCAAGGGCCAAGTGGCCAATGTCATCCAGAAGGTCATCAACACAG ACTTTCCAGCCCCCTTCACCTGGGTCACAGGCTACTTTGCCATGGTCGTGGGTGCCAGCATGACCTTCGTTGTCCAGAGCAGTTCTGTGTTCACGTCAGCCATCACCCCACTCATCG GCCTGGGTGTCATCAGCATCGAGCGGGCCTACCCCCTCACACTGGGCTCCAACATTGGCACCACCACCACAGCCATTCTGGCAGCTCTGGCCAGCCCCAGGGAGAAGCTGTCCAGCTCCTTTCAG ATCGCCCTCTGCCACTTCTTCTTTAACATCTCGGGCATCCTGCTGTGGTACCCGCTGCCCTGCACGCGCCTGCCCATCCGCATGGCCAAGGCGCTGGGCAAACGCACCGCCAAGTACCGCTGGTTCGCCGTCCTCTACCTCCTCGTGTGCTTCCTGCTTTTGCCCTCCCTGGTGTTTGGCATTTCCATGGCGGGCTGGCAGGCTATGGTCGGCGTGGGCGCGCCCTTCGGCGCCCTGCTGGCCTTCGTGGTGCTCGTTAACGTCCTGCAGAACCGAAGTCCCGGGCACCTGCCCCGGTGGCTGCGGACCTGGGACTTCCTGCCGCGCTGGATGCGCTCCCTGCAGCCGCTGGACCGCCTCATCACACGGGCCACCCTGTGCTACGCCAGGCCTGAGCCCCGCTCACCCCAGCTTCCCGCCAGAGTCTTCCTGGAGGAGCTCCCGCCCGCCACGCCCTCGCCCCGCCTGGCCCTGCCCGCTCACCACCTCGCCACCCGCCTCTAG
- the Pfn3 gene encoding profilin-3, with translation MGDWKGYISAVLRDQRIDDVAIVGHSDNRCVWASRPGGLLAAISPQEVGVLTGPDRHTFLQTGLSVAGRRCCVIRDHLLAEGDGVLDARTKGLDGRAICVGHTPRALLVLMGRRGVHGGVLNKTVHDLIGGLREQCS, from the coding sequence ATGGGTGACTGGAAGGGCTACATCAGTGCGGTGCTGCGGGATCAGCGCATCGACGACGTGGCCATCGTGGGCCACTCGGACAACCGCTGCGTGTGGGCGTCCCGGCCCGGGGGCCTGCTGGCCGCCATCTCCCCGCAGGAGGTGGGCGTGCTCACGGGGCCGGACCGGCACACCTTTCTGCAGACCGGCCTGAGCGTGGCGGGCCGCCGCTGCTGCGTTATCCGCGACCACCTGCTGGCCGAGGGCGACGGCGTCCTGGACGCGCGCACCAAGGGACTGGACGGGCGCGCGATCTGCGTGGGCCACACGCCGCGGGCGCTCCTGGTGCTCATGGGGAGACGGGGCGTGCACGGAGGCGTCCTCAACAAGACAGTGCACGATCTGATTGGTGGGCTCCGGGAGCAGTGCTCCTAG
- the F12 gene encoding coagulation factor XII isoform X1, with protein MTALLLLGSLLLSLDWTLSAVLLPPLLQAPPWKGIKEFKHGADEPTVVLTVDGKLCHFPFQHHRRLYHKCTHKGRPGPRPWCATTPNFDEDQQWGYCLEPKKVKDHCSKHSPCHRGGTCVNTPNGPRCLCPKHLTGKHCQREKCFEPQLLQFFHENEMWLRAGPAEVARCQCKGPEAHCKPLASQACSTSPCLNGGSCVQVEGRPVCRCPAGYAGPFCDVDTKATCYDGRGLGYRGRAGATLSGAPCLPWPSEATYRNVTAERALSWGLGQHAFCRNPDGDARPWCFVWSGDRLGWDYCDLPPCATLTPAPRPPLERQDLPAPRPTPPAPRPTPPAAGELDAEAGEGAPGGPLQASRLGRPLPAASPQPHTRPGPAGCGQRSRKRLSSLGRVVGGLVALPGSHPYIAALYWGENFCAGSLIDPCWVLTAAHCLQSRPAPEELTVVLGQDRWNRSCEGCQELGVRSYRLHEGFSPVTYQHDLALLRLQGSADGCAAPSPHVQPVCLPGGAAPSETALCEVAGWGHQFEGAEEYATFLQEAQVPFISAERCSSSAVHGAAILPGMLCAGFLEGGTDACQGDSGGPLVCEEGAAEPQLTLRGVVSWGSGCGDRNKPGVYTDVASYLTWIRVHTAS; from the exons GCAgtgctcctgcctcctctcctgcaggctccaCCATGGAAAGGCATCAAGGAGTTCAAGCACGGAGCTGATGAGCCCACTGTGG TGCTCACTGTGGACGGGAAGCTCTGCCACTTCCCCTTCCAGCACCACCGCCGCCTGTACCACAAGTGCACCCACAAAGGCCGGCCCGGCCCCCGGCCCTG GTGTGCTACCACGCCCAACTTTGATGAGGACCAGCAATGGGGGTACTGCTTGGAACCCAAGAAAGTGAAAG ATCACTGCAGCAAACACAGCCCCTGCCACAGAGGAGGGACATGTGTGAACACCCCCAACGGCCCGCGCTGTCTCTGCCCCAAACACCTCACCGGAAAGCATTGCCAGAGAG AAAAGTGCTTTGAGCCCCAGCTTCTCCAGTTCTTCCATGAGAATGAGATGTGGCTCAGAGCTGGGCCGGCGGAGGTGGCCAGGTGCCAGTGCAAGGGTCCCGAGGCCCACTGCAAGCCGCTGGCCAGTCAGG cctGCAGCACCAGCCCGTGCCTGAACGGGGGCAGCTGCGTGCAGGTGGAGGGCCGCCCAGTGTGCCGGTGCCCCGCGGGCTACGCCGGACCGTTTTGCGACGTCG ACACCAAGGCGACGTGCTACGACGGCAGGGGCCTGGGCTACCGCGGCCGGGCTGGGGCCACGCTGTCGGGGGCGCCGTGCCTGCCGTGGCCCTCGGAGGCCACCTACCGGAACGTGACGGCGGAGCGAGCGCTGAGCTGGGGCCTGGGACAGCACGCCTTCTGCCG GAACCCCGACGGCGACGCGCGCCCCTGGTGCTTCGTGTGGAGCGGCGACCGGCTGGGCTGGGACTACTGCGACCTCCCGCCGTGCGCGACCCTGACGCCGGCGCCGCGCCCGCCCCTCGAGCGGCAGGACCTCCCGGCGCCCCGGCCCACGCCCCCGGCGCCCCGGCCCACGCCCCCGGCGGCCGGCGAGCTGGACGcggaggcgggggagggggccCCGGGCGGCCCGCTGCAGGCTTCCCGGCTCGGCCGGCCTCTCCCCGCGGCCTCGCCCCAGCCTCACACCCGGCCCGGCCCGGCGGGCTGCGGGCAGCGGTCCCGCAAGCGACTGTCGTCGCTCGGCCGCGTGGTGGGCGGCCTGGTGGCCCTGCCCGGGTCGCACCCCTACATCGCTGCGCTGTACTGGGGCGAAAACTTCTGCGCGGGTAGCCTCATCGACCCCTGCTGGGTGCTCACCGCGGCGCACTGCCTGCAGAGCCG gccGGCGCCCGAGGAGCTGACGGTGGTGCTCGGTCAGGACCGCTGGAACCGGAGCTGCGAGGGGTGCCAGGAGCTGGGCGTGCGCTCCTACCGCCTGCACGAGGGCTTCTCCCCCGTCACCTACCAGCACGACCTGG CTCTGCTGCGGCTGCAGGGGAGCGCGGACGGCTGCGCCGCGCCGTCGCCTCACGTCCAGCCTGTGTGTCTGCCCGGCGGCGCGGCGCCCTCGGAGACGGCGCTCTGCGAGGTGGCCGGCTGGGGCCACCAGTTCGAGG GGGCGGAGGAGTACGCCACCTTCCTGCAGGAGGCGCAGGTGCCCTTCATCTCCGCCGAGCGCTGCTCCAGCTCCGCGGTGCACGGAGCCGCCATCCTGCCCGGGATGCTCTGCGCTGGCTTCCTGGAGGGAGGCACCGACGCCTGCCAG GGCGACTCCGGGGGTCCTCTGGTGTGTGAGGAGGGAGCTGCAGAGCCCCAGCTCACTCTGCGAGGCGTCGTCAGCTGGGGCTCCGGCTGCGGGGACCGCAACAAGCCCGGCGTCTACACTGATGTGGCCAGCTACCTGACCTGGATCCGCGTGCACACCGCTTCCTAG
- the F12 gene encoding coagulation factor XII isoform X2, translating into MTALLLLGSLLLSLDWTLSAPPWKGIKEFKHGADEPTVVLTVDGKLCHFPFQHHRRLYHKCTHKGRPGPRPWCATTPNFDEDQQWGYCLEPKKVKDHCSKHSPCHRGGTCVNTPNGPRCLCPKHLTGKHCQREKCFEPQLLQFFHENEMWLRAGPAEVARCQCKGPEAHCKPLASQACSTSPCLNGGSCVQVEGRPVCRCPAGYAGPFCDVDTKATCYDGRGLGYRGRAGATLSGAPCLPWPSEATYRNVTAERALSWGLGQHAFCRNPDGDARPWCFVWSGDRLGWDYCDLPPCATLTPAPRPPLERQDLPAPRPTPPAPRPTPPAAGELDAEAGEGAPGGPLQASRLGRPLPAASPQPHTRPGPAGCGQRSRKRLSSLGRVVGGLVALPGSHPYIAALYWGENFCAGSLIDPCWVLTAAHCLQSRPAPEELTVVLGQDRWNRSCEGCQELGVRSYRLHEGFSPVTYQHDLALLRLQGSADGCAAPSPHVQPVCLPGGAAPSETALCEVAGWGHQFEGAEEYATFLQEAQVPFISAERCSSSAVHGAAILPGMLCAGFLEGGTDACQGDSGGPLVCEEGAAEPQLTLRGVVSWGSGCGDRNKPGVYTDVASYLTWIRVHTAS; encoded by the exons gctccaCCATGGAAAGGCATCAAGGAGTTCAAGCACGGAGCTGATGAGCCCACTGTGG TGCTCACTGTGGACGGGAAGCTCTGCCACTTCCCCTTCCAGCACCACCGCCGCCTGTACCACAAGTGCACCCACAAAGGCCGGCCCGGCCCCCGGCCCTG GTGTGCTACCACGCCCAACTTTGATGAGGACCAGCAATGGGGGTACTGCTTGGAACCCAAGAAAGTGAAAG ATCACTGCAGCAAACACAGCCCCTGCCACAGAGGAGGGACATGTGTGAACACCCCCAACGGCCCGCGCTGTCTCTGCCCCAAACACCTCACCGGAAAGCATTGCCAGAGAG AAAAGTGCTTTGAGCCCCAGCTTCTCCAGTTCTTCCATGAGAATGAGATGTGGCTCAGAGCTGGGCCGGCGGAGGTGGCCAGGTGCCAGTGCAAGGGTCCCGAGGCCCACTGCAAGCCGCTGGCCAGTCAGG cctGCAGCACCAGCCCGTGCCTGAACGGGGGCAGCTGCGTGCAGGTGGAGGGCCGCCCAGTGTGCCGGTGCCCCGCGGGCTACGCCGGACCGTTTTGCGACGTCG ACACCAAGGCGACGTGCTACGACGGCAGGGGCCTGGGCTACCGCGGCCGGGCTGGGGCCACGCTGTCGGGGGCGCCGTGCCTGCCGTGGCCCTCGGAGGCCACCTACCGGAACGTGACGGCGGAGCGAGCGCTGAGCTGGGGCCTGGGACAGCACGCCTTCTGCCG GAACCCCGACGGCGACGCGCGCCCCTGGTGCTTCGTGTGGAGCGGCGACCGGCTGGGCTGGGACTACTGCGACCTCCCGCCGTGCGCGACCCTGACGCCGGCGCCGCGCCCGCCCCTCGAGCGGCAGGACCTCCCGGCGCCCCGGCCCACGCCCCCGGCGCCCCGGCCCACGCCCCCGGCGGCCGGCGAGCTGGACGcggaggcgggggagggggccCCGGGCGGCCCGCTGCAGGCTTCCCGGCTCGGCCGGCCTCTCCCCGCGGCCTCGCCCCAGCCTCACACCCGGCCCGGCCCGGCGGGCTGCGGGCAGCGGTCCCGCAAGCGACTGTCGTCGCTCGGCCGCGTGGTGGGCGGCCTGGTGGCCCTGCCCGGGTCGCACCCCTACATCGCTGCGCTGTACTGGGGCGAAAACTTCTGCGCGGGTAGCCTCATCGACCCCTGCTGGGTGCTCACCGCGGCGCACTGCCTGCAGAGCCG gccGGCGCCCGAGGAGCTGACGGTGGTGCTCGGTCAGGACCGCTGGAACCGGAGCTGCGAGGGGTGCCAGGAGCTGGGCGTGCGCTCCTACCGCCTGCACGAGGGCTTCTCCCCCGTCACCTACCAGCACGACCTGG CTCTGCTGCGGCTGCAGGGGAGCGCGGACGGCTGCGCCGCGCCGTCGCCTCACGTCCAGCCTGTGTGTCTGCCCGGCGGCGCGGCGCCCTCGGAGACGGCGCTCTGCGAGGTGGCCGGCTGGGGCCACCAGTTCGAGG GGGCGGAGGAGTACGCCACCTTCCTGCAGGAGGCGCAGGTGCCCTTCATCTCCGCCGAGCGCTGCTCCAGCTCCGCGGTGCACGGAGCCGCCATCCTGCCCGGGATGCTCTGCGCTGGCTTCCTGGAGGGAGGCACCGACGCCTGCCAG GGCGACTCCGGGGGTCCTCTGGTGTGTGAGGAGGGAGCTGCAGAGCCCCAGCTCACTCTGCGAGGCGTCGTCAGCTGGGGCTCCGGCTGCGGGGACCGCAACAAGCCCGGCGTCTACACTGATGTGGCCAGCTACCTGACCTGGATCCGCGTGCACACCGCTTCCTAG